From Passer domesticus isolate bPasDom1 chromosome 20, bPasDom1.hap1, whole genome shotgun sequence, one genomic window encodes:
- the ADPRM gene encoding manganese-dependent ADP-ribose/CDP-alcohol diphosphatase, whose product MQAAPRLAFGVIADIQFADAEDGHDFAGCRRRYYRHSLRLLREAVREWGGESPPIDLVLQLGDSIDGQNARRGESESALQQVLEVLAQLSVPVHHAWGNHELYNFSRARLARSGLYSRPAGGSDGPADSECHAYHCSPAPRLRLVVLDSYDISTLGAEPGSRRYQEALRVLREKNHNEDLNSPEGLKEPHFVAFNGGFSQAQLDWFDEVLKFSDENQEKVIVMAHVPIHPCASNGVCLAWNYEAALSVIHAHRCVVCVLAGHLHDGAYCLDCHGVHHLTLEGLIETPPDSNAFGTVHVYEDKMVLKGRGRIPDRVMPF is encoded by the exons ATGCAGGCTGCGCCGCGCCTCGCCTTCGGGGTCATCGCCGACATCCAGTTCGCGGACGCGGAGGACGGGCACGACTTCGCCGGCTGCCGGCGGCGCTACTACCGGCACAGCCTGCGCTTGCTGCGGGAGGCGGTGCGGGAGTGGGGCGGCGAGAGCCCGCCCATAGActtggtgctgcagctgggcgATAGCATCGACGGGCAGAACGCGCGGCGCGGCGAGTCCGAGAGCGccctgcagcaggtgctggaggtgctggCGCAGCTCTCGGTGCCCGTGCACCACGCGTGGGGCAACCACGAGCTCTACAACTTCAGCCGGGCGCGGCTGGCGCGCAGCGGGCTGTACAGCCGGCCCGCGGGGGGCTCGGACGGGCCGGCGGACAGCGAGTGCCACGCGTACCACTGCAGCCCGGCGCCGCGGCTGCGCCTGGTCGTGCTCGACAGCTACGACATCAGCACGCTGGGCGCGGAGCCCGGCAGCCGCCGCTACCAGGAGGCCCTGCGGGTGCTGCGGGAGAAGAACCACAACGAGGATCTCAACAGCCCCGAAG GGCTCAAAGAACCTCATTTTGTAGCATTTAATGGAGGATTTAGCCAAGCCCAGCTGGACTGGTTTGATGAAGTCCTCAAGTTCTCTgatgaaaaccaagaaaaagtTATAGTTATGG CTCACGTGcccatccatccctgtgctTCCAACGGGGTTTGCCTGGCCTGGAATTACGAGGCGGCCCTGTCGGTGATTCACGCACACAGGTGTGTGGTCTGTGTCCTCGCTGGGCACCTGCACGACGGCGCCTACTGCCTGGACTGCCACGGAGTTCACCACCTCACCCTGGAGGGGCTCATCGAGACGCCCCCCGACAGCAACGCTTTCGGAACTGTTCATGTCTACGAAGATAAAATGGTGCTGAAGGGAAGGGGCAGAATTCCTGACAGGGTTATGCCGTTCTGA
- the TMEM220 gene encoding transmembrane protein 220 yields the protein MAARLWRLCNLLMAAFFGLAAAVQVNDPDAGLWTVVYLVPAALTLLVSINPSITDNGVWRSLCDLHSAGCVVGTIALACSLFAHAQGNIFHEEEGRELFGLVIIAIWMSLCRSSAKSPLGGARLVAAVVVALFPFVSWLYIYVNKDVRESWPTHCKTVM from the exons ATGGCGGCGCGGCTGTGGCGGCTCTGCAACCTCCTCATGGCCGCCTTCTTCGGGCTGGCGGCCGCCGTGCAG GTGAACGACCCCGACGCGGGGCTGTGGACG GTTGTCTACTTAgtgccagctgccctgacaCTGCTTGTCAGCATCAACCCTTCAATAACAG acaatGGTGTTTGGAGGAGCCTCTGTGACCTTCATTCTGCTGGCTGTGTTGTTGGGACCATTGCCTTGGCTTGCTCTTTGTTTGCTCACGCTCAAGGAAACATTTTTCATGAAGAGGAAGGCAG AGAATTGTTTGGTCTGGTGATTATTGCAATATGGATGAGTCTTTGTCGCAGTTCAGCAAA GAGTCCCCTGGGAGGAGCTCGTTTGGTTGCTGCAGTTGTTGTTGCCCTCTTCCCCTTTGTTTCGTGGCTGTACATTTATGTGAACAAAGACGTGCGAGAATCTTGGCCAACACACTGCAAAACCGTGATGTGA